The genomic stretch ttcatacagtatacagttgCACACATATACGTAAAAACACCACAATCGTTAGCAtaatagcatgctaatatttgaatagtagcatttttatcaattttcataggtagacattatgatgctaggtgttagcatgctaagattgGCATGTtaccattgctagcatgctaacataaccATACGAgcattttttgtgatgttcaTGAATATAAGCAGAGTTAAGCAGACActtagtgctatcatgctagatgttagcatgttaatataattatacaaacattttaatcattttcagAAGTAGGCACTTATGCAAACACTTAGCGCTATTATTTGAGGTGTTGGGCATGCTaatgtaagcatgttagcattgttagcattctttaagtAATTCAAACCCTTCCATGATATGTTTATATGTTTCAAGGTCAAGGAATCCAAATaagtagataaaataaatgtaggcataatatttattgtgtaaatcacaatatggatGGAATTATGGCGCTTGGCAGAACTCTGCACTATCTGAGTTTGTCTAGTTTGTACTGAATTGACGTATTACCCTCAAAATGAATATACAGTGGAGCctcggttagtgtgtttttcggTTAAAAATGTCCATCCAAATTGCGTACATTCTCCAATTAGAGTACAATATGGCACACATCTTgcattaatacactgtgtgaactgtgttttcaatgtatttttatcactaaACGTCCTTGTTTGCTGCCTATTAGCTTgataatacatggaaacaggaagcaggaGTCACCGCCCATGATGTCATAGACATTACTACAGTTAACACAGTCTATACACATGTAATCTTGTTATGCatatgaaatacatataaatcaACCATTAAGGGTTTTCCTGACCTTTCAATATGAAAAAACAAACGAGAAACGTTAGCACCATATTCCCTTTACAGATACAAATTGGGCCAAGTTTGAGAAACCTTGTGTTGACTGAGAAAAATAGCTCAATGTACTGTATGATTCAGCAATACAAGAAACCAAATACAGAAGGAATGAGgaaagccatccatccatcctcaagAGTAGGCGGTGATGTGACGTCAGAGGGGGCGGGGTCTGGACTCGCTGAAGACCCACGCGCTGCTGTAAAGTTTGCCACAGCCGTGGACGGACCATAAGTGCGTCATCGCCTTGCGTCATGAAGACACTAGAATGAGGAATCCTCATCGCGTTTATCCGGCTGGGGATAACGCGCTCTTCTGCGGACATTTCGCGACTGAGGGGAGAGCGACAGCAAGGCTCATCCGGCCAATGTGACGGTTTTCCAAAATAAGAGCGGCGAGACGCGGCTTCAGAGAGCAAACAGGTAACTCGTTGCTATAAGATGCAATGACACGCATCTCTACTGCAAGCATTCACTTTTACTTGATAAAGAGCTCAATACGCTGTAACGGAAGTCGACGGTTACTATAGAAAACTCTTTTCCTGACTGCTGTCAGTATCTAAAATGCGGCTCAGGGGCCAAATTAGTCCGCAGCTTGTTACTACTACTAATTTGCTTTGCcacttaaaacacaaaaatatgattaCCGTAAAACGAGGGGAcaaaagggacaattttcgggaaaatgttcgaaatgtaattctgccttttcatgttaaacaggaagctgctttgtgttgtttttttttttttttccaaagaagcATATATCCTTCAACAAAtcgttcaaaaaacattttcctgaaaattgtcccttattaccccgccgtcccttataaccccgttttacggtacaATATGATTACAATATATGTGCagtattttgttaatactttgaTGAGAACTTAAATACACAAAACGTATGAGAAGAAAGTGCATGTCAATATTGCCGTTTTGATTAGTCTTGTTCTCATTGTTCTCATTCATTATGCCAGCATTGTCCACTCAATTGATGAAAAGGTATTTATTTGGTAAGTAAAGGGAAACAACAaaagcttttattttcatttcagtgTTTATGCTAACCATTCTGTTGTATTCtttgaaaatgaaatataaaaactactctgcaggccacaaatggcccccgggtggCACTTTGGACACTATATGCAGCCTATGAatcaatatatactgtatatttctccACAGGCAGGTGAGaaggatggaaaaaaacgaaaaaaaatgtcctctcCTGACAACTGCTGCAACATTTTATGCATGCTAAATCACTGAAGATATCATCTAAACTGCCTTCACTCCATCATGGAGGAACAGCATTTTGACTGTCAAGTGTAACAATTCTTCTTTGACCTTGAAGCATCAGCATTTTCTGGCTATAAAGACGACTATTTGCAAGAGGCCCAAAAGATTTCATTTTGATAGACAAGCGCTTGAAGGGTAATCGCAGGCAGGACTCGACCTCTGCTAGAATACCGTGTTCAACTCCTCCCCTTGTGTGGTTTAAACCAACTACCTACAGAGCTGataacatattatatttatatcatttatttatttattgtatttttatcatatatttcagtttttctaaatttatgatatatttattctTTAAAATTTTATTCCCTATATTATTTTTCGTACAGTATTAACCTCAAGAAAATGCAAGTTGCACTTTGTTAGTTATAGTTGTTTTGGCaggaaatgtgtttatttattattttatacaagGATGTCTGATGTCATCGGCCAACATTGGCATAAAACTGAGACACCCGgtcatatttatatacatttttctcCCGACCAGGATGGCGTGCACCACAGAGCAGCATTTTTGCTCCAAAATAAGAGCCCCAAacgggaaaaaaatgacaagaaaaaataaagacaactaAAACTAGAGTCCAATCTGTCATGCAGAACATTacataacacaggctactgctgtggccgtaacccacgccaagctaaaactcaactcagaACTGTCCAGCACAGGAACACACTTACAGCAACAAAcatgagcacaagtcttatttacgtcttatTTTGTTTGCTATATTagctaatacaagtgtaaatgtgactatagggctgttatttcatgtctaggtggctctaataatggtaaaacctGTATGTACAAGGTAGTCAACAGGTTTTCCAAGCTTTTCCTTAGctaggaaaatattccacttcTAAATAAAGAATTCTACTTAAtggaaatatttgaaatattttaaagatAGAGACAACTGCAACTGCATAAATAAATTACCTAAAAGACGAAAGATTTTCAATTTCATTGGACAAACCCCAACAAAGGCTGTGATGTCCTCCTCAAACCACAACCGCTTTTAAGTTTTGCATTGGAAATAAGGACAAAACTGCATGTTGGCTCCCAGCAGGTTGAAGTGACACAAATATTTCCACCTTTCATTGCACGCAGTTCCGCCCTTCTTCCAATGGCTTGTAAAGCGGGGGCCGTGCCGGGTCTTGGCCAGGCAGGTTTTATGGTCCCAGGTCTGTCATTGCGTTGCCGCATCCCCTTCTTCCCAGGCTCGACCCCGCCGACCCCACCCCCTCTCCCCGTGCCAGCTGTTTCCATCAGCGCTCCTAGCGCTTTGGagaatggaggaggaggaggacgtgtCGGTTGTTTACGGTCAGTGACAGCGGAGTGCGGGGCGACTACTTCCACGTACGTCTGAGTCACATTCCCCCAAAATTACAGAGCAGTCGTTTGGCTCCAGGCCGACGTGAAATACATTTGCTGGACCTTAAACACCGCGCCTTTCATTAGGGAATTCCAAACTAATTGCTTTACAATTTCATTGCCTTTACAATCTATCAGGGGTGGGCCATCTCGGTATGGATTCCATACCAAGTACAGTGATCCTTCGTTTATGGCGGAGTGTAGGACACGATCACACTGGGTTTTTCCTTAGCCAATCAGAACGCAAAACACAATGCGCGGGTTCTTCtttagccaatcaggatgcagaacacaaagCGCGGGTTCTTCCTTAGCCAATGagaacacagaacacaatgcacaGGTTCTTTCTtatagccaatcaggatgcagaacacaatgcacagGTTCTTtcttagccaatcaggatgcagaacacaaagCGCGGGTTCTTCCTTAGCCAATGAGAACACATAACACAATGCACAGGTTCTTTCTtatagccaatcaggatgcagaacacaatgcacagGTTCTTtcttagccaatcaggacgcagaacacaacgCACAGGTTCTTTCTTAGCCAATATGGACGCAGAACACAAAGCGCGGGTTCTTccttagccaatcaggatgcagaacacaatgcgcGTTCTTCCTTAGCCAATCCAAAACACAATGCGCCTAGACTGTAAAAAGAACGTGCAAAATtgcaccaaaaaaatgcaaaacagcaATGGCGGGAAGGGTGAACCGTGATGTAGCAGGGGACAACCTTACTGATACTTTGCAATTTAGCAGACCCGTTGATAGATTGTGTGATGTGGGACCAATAAAAACCAACTGCTTCATAGTACAATACACGGTAAATTAGAAAAATGATGAGAACCCCGCAAATCAGCAtctcatgaaataaaaataagaattgtCCAAAAGTTCAATATTGCCAACTACTGGTTCacactgtaattaaaaaaaaaagaattaaacgACTAAATGACTTTTACAGATATTGATATTTACAGATATGATTTTATTGAAATGTCAACAATAATACCAACAACATTTtctgtagaaaaataaagaaaacaacagcaatttgCTCACACACATTACTGAAATGATCCGTTATGCTGCTAGTATCAGTCGCCTGCTCGGTATCGATATTTGTATTGATCCCTGCATCCATCCCTGACTGACTTGACCTTCAAGAAGGAAGAGAAATGCTTTACTTTTATTGACTGATATTcagaggttatcacatggtttgtctggtatcaggccaggtatcatgcccccaagtgtcgaCCTTCGGCCTCGGGCTGATTCGAGCAcacgggggcatgatactgggcctgataccagacaaaccatgtgatgatcttattatcacatactatttcatcatgagcttattatcacgtacttttgtttttccatcatgtaacgtgccagagagttgaattttgatttgagagaatcaggctcgtattcatccccattttcttttctgattgataaaataatgtagcgaccctgacgtgttcatgttgacatgttgtgctcttgagtgtctgactgttccgcgtgactgtgaatgcaccaggggtgggggcgtgtcgtgttgaggaagcactgttgcgttgctggcggtggttgcaacggcgtggttacggccgacagtagccagtattgttgtgtaataaaagcttgttagcgatcacagtcgtgtcctttccatagcgtcggcaacgacgttacaataaacatagacacgtatttgtccaactcaggcgggggaatactttctaccagtcttcgttcgttcttgcagttgcagtcgcccttggttttcctacttgtatttgcattttttgttttttccatcatttcaagagtgataaaacgttccatttctaatattctgtttgctattttccctatttgtctttcgccgggagtgtcaaccgctgacatgttgacagagcacagacggcagcaaaacaaacgctgtgtgttcactctcgtgcgctgttctctgattggttgtttcacgggcacgataccagagcagcgcgctctgagtggacagctacgggggctgatactggacatggttaaactctatagtttatcagtatcactgccctgggctttgacacagtatcatttcggccttttcccgtatcattcatgggcgctttctagggtacagggccaattaatactgtagtatgtgataatgactAATACAGAGTAATACGGAGGGAATAATTGGGCTGTCAGTCAGGCTGACTTGCTGGACGTCTCCCCGTGTCAGATATGTTATCATTCCAAGCCATCTTCAGCCCAAGATACTTACCTTCTAAAGCTTCAGACTCTTTTACTGTTTCCTGCTGTAAAGATAATTGCAGATCTAGAAGGAAAGGGGTTGGGGAGGGGGAGTCAACAAGATGGTTTGGGGCGAGGACTTTATTGTTCGGAGCCGTGCACACGCCAGCTTTGGGCTTCTCGTCCATTCCCACAAACATGTTGCACCTTTAACAAGCTTGGCGTCACCTTTAGAAATCACAGCTCATCCTCCTGCCGCTGATTGACGCTTTTTAAGGCGTAACGGCCTTTACATAGACGGAATGTTGCCCGGGGCAGAGTGGAATTTTAGAACGTCATGTTCGTATTGACATACAGTAGATGGACCGGGGGTTCATCTACTCTACGGGGGTTATGATCCAGGACCATCGATGAATAATTACAGTATTACGTCCATAAAAATGTCACTTCTCCATGCTCCTAACCTTCTTGCTTCCTGTGATTACTATTACATGAGATTTAAAAGTCTGTATTCCTTTCAGCTTTGGCAcacaaaattgcaaaaaatgcaaaatttatAATCAACACCAATAAATACTTGTATTTagtaataatatatgataatacaacacaactgaacctCTGTTCTCATCATTAATTGGTACCAAAAGGTTCAACTAAAACTAGAATGTACAAGAAATAATGTTAAGCCAAACACccaaaaacatgaacaaaacatATGCTTTGTAAGGTGTATAGTTTTACCtgcaaaaaacaatgaaaaaaacaaaataattataaatgaggaatgtTTGGAACCTGCTGATCAGAATTTAGCGTACATGCTGGCGAGATCAATCGTTGTTTCTTTCTGAAATTTCTAGCACATGTAGCTTTCCTTAGCCCCATtgcgggttattttgcagttgcATGCAGTAAGAAAATGCATGGAAGGTGAGTCAGCAACACATAAGGTTGCTTTATTAGGGTACTATACGGTACACAGCAGTTTGTTATGTGCAGTAttgtgatggtaatggtaatggttttatttcatttgaacatgcagcagattacaattgagtgcatcccataatcagttcacagttccacatgtccaaaaggagtaggaagaagcaaagcttattaaatcctacccctccatctggtacttttacaatcagtaactgttacatttgttcacttcctgctttcctaatataatttaagttgtttttttttaaataatgaatgaataaatgaattatttttttatcacgtaccgaagtacgaggtgatatgatcaaccaatgccataatgggtaccatagtgcgtgtcaatatagtgatatatatagcacatcatgactggttcaagactcttcatccttgtgtttagcaaacatcaactgcttgtattgtttcttgaattggctcatcgttgtgcattgtttgatttccttactcaatccattccatagtttgattccacatactgaaatgctatggctagcataatgtagtcctagcacagaagtgtttcaaatgtagttcttccctgagatcatatttattGTCCAAAAAGAGAGAATGTTCGATAAAAaccgaatcatacaaaaacagaGCATTGAGtatgtcacactttttttcataggttgtcCGTTCTTACAACTGATGTGACTTAcatatcaaaatatatatatatatcatgttaCTTTACtaaatgtgggaatattttCTAATACACTTCCGCCTTGTCTGTAAGTGATGTGCAACTTGATGATACCTGTGTGAATTGAGAAATACAGCAGTGTTGTTTTGATTAGGACGCTAATTATGTCAAGCTTGTAGCTGCTGTGTCAGATACTGACTACCTAAGTACGATGTATGGTTTTCAGTCTATTTTCATTCAATAGACACAAGTTTTGGTGTTAAAAATAGGAGCATTTGATGGCTTTCCACGCCCCAGTATGCATCCGGGCATCATGCTGTGTATTACAAGGTACTATTGGATCCATATAGTACTTGTGTAGCTTTAGTTTGTCCTTGGTGTAAACGCTGGCCCCTCTCTTTGGCTTAGTCTTCTTCTCTTTGTGAATTGAATGTTGTTCGGAGCACCGCCATGGCGCTGGTTTTGACTGACGGGCCTTATAGTTATGTCTCGCAACAACTATGATGCCTTCAGGGACCACTgaacaaagtgcgaaatctcaacACTTTATGAAAAATCATATGTGGATTGCATGTATGTACCAACTTGAGATGAGGCATAAAAAGGTGCGCCCGAACACGAGGACGTTGTCGTCATGCTACGGCTGGACTTTCATTCTCCGGCTGCTGTTTGTCATCAGACTGGTGCCTCCGGTGTGTTTGAGGCCAAGTGTTTTACGGGGCTTCTTTGTGTGTCGCCTGAAGGCTTGTGGTTGTAAATCAAGTGTGATTCATGAAAACAGGTTCTCCTGTCTGCCAGGTTTCATCTCATCTTCACAAGCCACAGAGACATACAAATAGATTTTGGCCCGCAGCCATACCTCCCTGCAACTTCTTCCTTTACCAACTGCGCCCCTGTCAACAGCTCCggtcccccacccacccccctcccctgccCTCCCCTCCCGCACAGGGCCAATGATGTTGTTTTCTTTAAGCTTGCCTTTGACTGTCCTCCATGGGAAGTACCTGGCAGCGGATGCATGTGGCAGGCCTCTGTCTGGACACGTCCGTCTCCCCCTCTCTTCTGTCTGCACGGCCATGGAGTGTGAGAATCCTCGTAtatgtggggggtggggtgttattcaaatattaaagaggATTTGTTGTGCATAGTATAGAAATGTCAGCGCCACAAAGGCGGCTTCATCGCCCGGAAGAAGAATGAGATCATTGCACATGGTCCTGTGAAGTCATTGATGGAATTTGTCTTTGGTTCTGTCTGCAGGTTTTTATAGTGCATCATCTCCCCGCCATGTGGTAATCATCTGAACATCACCCAGAAGACATTCTGAGCTCATCCACAACGTTACACCTGCAATGGCCCACCATTATGAGTCTTGGTTACGGacagcaccatctagtggcAGCTCCGAAGACATTAACAACATCCCTTCCTGGTGGGACCTCCAGCGTGATGTTCAACCGGGGAACTGGATTGATCTCCACACAGGACAAGGTGCTGGCTTGCCCTCCGTGAGTCCAGGGAGCTCCATGGGTGTGCAGTCGTCTTTAGCCTCCTACGGTTCTGACCCGCACTTGTGCTCCTTGGCTCTACCGCAACACGTTCCGCCTCCGCACTCCCCCCACCTCTTCCCTCCGGATGGCTTCAAGATGGAGCCTCTGCCTCCCGAAATCCTACAACAGGAACCTTTCTCACTGGAGGAGCCACAGGAGAACGCCGCCCCGTCCCGTCCAAAGTCCCAGCGGCGTTCCTCCAGAGGTGGCGGCCAGGCGGTGTGTCGCTGCCCCAACTGCGTTCACGCCGAGCAACTGGGTCAGAGCACGGACGACAGCAGGAGGAAGCACATGCATAACTGCCACATCCCCGGCTGCGGCAAAGCCTACGCCAAGACCTCGCATCTGAAGGCTCACCTGCGCTGGCACAGCGGGGATCGGCCGTTTGTCTGCAACTGGCTCTTCTGCGGCAAACGTTTCACACGCTCGGATGAACTGCAGCGCCACCTGCAGACGCACACCGGCACCAAAAAGTTCAGCTGCGCGTTATGCCCTCGGGTGTTTCTGCGCAACGATCACCTGGCCAAGCACATGCGTACGCACGAGTCCCCGGCAGGGCACGGGGAGGAGAAGCTGAACGGAGAGGGGAAGATCTTTGATTCCTCCAAAACTGCTCAGTCGTCCTCAAACATGTCAGCGCCTGACACCTCGGAGTCTCAACGGAAGTTGAAATGTGAGCCAGACCCCTCGGTCTCCAGCGTGACTGGCTAGCGCAGCTCCTTGCACCGCTTTGTTGTAAGGGTTGCCATCCGTTGCACTTTCGGTCATAAGACTGTTACGATTGAGCGCTTGAGCGTGAGGAACCCAAAGAGATGATTTCACCCTGCTTTAACTCCGTGATAGCACTGGAGCACAGACTCCTGCCAGGAGAAATTAAATTGTGGGgtcacagtaatccctcgtttatcacgacTGTTTCAgcagtgatgagtgaatttccgcaaagattccacaattccttatttataaattgaatattttcgcagttagcgcatagaaaactgtttaccaccttctcggggagtttttttaaacagattgtttttttaaacctctagacaagaaataacacccctatagtcacctttacactcgtattacccaatatagtagatataagaaGATGTAACGTAGATTCACACACGTTAGCAATGGGAAAGTTTTTGTACTTCCTGACAATGGTCTCATCGGCGTATGATTATTGACACCGATAATGcgttatatttctattttacttcattttttaggcttgaaaatgcttaatttaggcacacCTCAGGTAGTAGCGTGATCGGCTTGGACAAAAAAGCCATCCAAACAACACGACGCACAAAGCAACCTACCCACTGCTCAACTATGCATAATACCCATGCCAAAAGAACACATATATATTctcaccgcaaggcatgctgggtagcatgTGCTCTTTCTCACATCATTTTGCTGTGTTTCTTGAGGAGTTCATCAGAGAAGTAAACTAGGagttaacatactcttgatGTGTCATGTTATATTgctcatagttcatattgttgttgcagctgcaCTACCCAGCAAGCCTTGCGGGCATTTTGCAAATAAAAGTTTGacgttaaatgttatttttagctCTTATAGTTGTTTTTATTCACCCACTAGTAGTAGTTAGTTTATGTGATGcattgctgtggatgtgttgtgttttcggTTTGTTGCATCGTTCTGTTTGATGTTTCCAAACTCAAAGGTGATGCGTGTGTGAATACCTTGTTTTGCCTAagacacaaagataataggttatggaaatttaaaaatatcCACACTTGAGAGGCTGAATCCAAAATCTTTTGATTGAATATCCAAAATAGCATAATTGATGAATCATCActtcattgattcattgttTCCGCTCGAGTTCCATCTCGATGTAAATGGAAGAAAATGCTCCGCACAAGTAAATACGTTTATGGAGAACAGCAACGGTAGAGCTCCTCTATTTTACGCACTGTTTACCAATGTCAATGAATGGACACACccataaaaagtccaaaaactGCCTGTTTTTCATGCTCtaaaccagtgtttttcaaccttttttgagccacggcacgtttgttacgttggaaaaattttgcggcacaccaataaccaacattatttgcttctttcagctttttcctgattacggactcgccacagcagattcttttgatccgcatactcatttaaccattacactaccactcaCGTGCattggaggaacgaggcaatcagctacgtgttgccacacggacgaatattacattgctctgccagtctttacaccaatgacacgcgacaatgacacaatatttgcagaaaattattaatacatgttaattaaaaaagtaatattgaataattcctcacggcacacctgacgatttctcacggcacacttgtgtgccgccgcacagttgttgaaaatcactgctctaccAACATTCACCACTATTAGAGCTACTTTGACAAGGTGAAAGGAGTTTCATTTATTGTATAATTGCCAATATTTAAGGGTATTAAAAGGTAGCACAAAGTTGATGCTTATATTCTTGGATCAGTTGGTGAGCTACCCAttgggcacccctgctctaaaccccATAATGTGCAGTTATTACACACAGTCACAGTAGACACATTAGACACATTAAACAATTACAGGCAAACAGCATGCAGTCAAAAAACATCTTATCCTGTCAATGTCTGATAATACGTGGAAGTTGGCTGAACTTCTGTGCTGCTGGGTTCACTTTTTACCTATTTTACCTGACTACTATAAGTGAAATTGCTAACAAATACAgggcattattatttattattacagctTTTGACAGCACTTCACTCACTTATTTGTTTGAAATTAAGTAGATCATAATTACAACATTGGCTAATGACACCACTGCCCATTAACAATGTCTTAGACATAGTTCAGGCCATACGTGTACGAGATTAATCATCACTTTGTGTCATTGACAAGTTAATAAGTACACTTGTGATAACTAAAGCAGTACACTGTAATTAGGTAGTTTATAATATTGTAATTGTTTTGGATGTTACCATATATGTTGATCAGTAGAATgagatgcaattttttttactaattttgcTAGTCATTTTTAACTTGTAGAGATTGTAAAAaagtgatggtgatgatgatggtctaTGATGTTTACTTCATCTATTATTGttgtatatgaaataaaaacagctgttggattcagtagtagtagtttgtGGTTTCATTGCAGTCCGTCCAAGACGCTGGGCAGAAATGTAGAAATAtcctatagaccaggggtgctcacactttttcagcatgtgagctacttttaaaatgaccgagtcaaaatt from Doryrhamphus excisus isolate RoL2022-K1 chromosome 1, RoL_Dexc_1.0, whole genome shotgun sequence encodes the following:
- the LOC131143431 gene encoding transcription factor Sp6-like, coding for MAHHYESWLRTAPSSGSSEDINNIPSWWDLQRDVQPGNWIDLHTGQGAGLPSVSPGSSMGVQSSLASYGSDPHLCSLALPQHVPPPHSPHLFPPDGFKMEPLPPEILQQEPFSLEEPQENAAPSRPKSQRRSSRGGGQAVCRCPNCVHAEQLGQSTDDSRRKHMHNCHIPGCGKAYAKTSHLKAHLRWHSGDRPFVCNWLFCGKRFTRSDELQRHLQTHTGTKKFSCALCPRVFLRNDHLAKHMRTHESPAGHGEEKLNGEGKIFDSSKTAQSSSNMSAPDTSESQRKLKCEPDPSVSSVTG